A window of the Sphaerobacter thermophilus DSM 20745 genome harbors these coding sequences:
- a CDS encoding DUF2723 domain-containing protein, with protein sequence MRPRFSSGALVDRERGAAALPRKPADRAWRLALLALLLGTFLSRLPFLSTVPFNGDSVHYLLAMEAFDPAQARPHPPGYPLYVLSGKAARLVVGDPHQALVLLSVLASVVAVWGVVRLGAVMGSPAVGLWAGVLLAVNPMFWLHGELALPYAIEAAGAVLVALAAWESYTRLRARAAVWLALAVAVAGGFRPTVLTLLAPVFLFGLLRLGWRDRALALGVTGLAVLTWLVPLVVLSGGVGTYLELVRRQGEIAGGKTALLGGAVDGWVENFGLFLTTLLAAIHLVLLVALVALVRRRPRRISARAVMLWLWVAPAALTFALVHFGQIGYILLVVPPLLLLSLFAVAGAWPDVVASRRPAPVLVTCVIVSLVLSWAGLARLHDNEAAWRMVRAELATRPPAETVVLARVSEGGSFQTAVWVLREYRVVGLTGSESAARGALYEARGGDWSYRVDKEAIACRLVPLDGARRVAVLDDLLVGWVPDLTGWESIALPGGEPLLLRDVPPGATVVDLSRGTIAVVAGDASGC encoded by the coding sequence GTGCGACCGCGCTTCTCGAGCGGTGCTCTGGTCGATCGGGAGCGGGGTGCTGCAGCGCTGCCGCGGAAGCCGGCCGATCGCGCGTGGCGGCTCGCGCTGCTCGCGCTGCTGCTGGGCACCTTCCTCTCTCGCCTCCCCTTCCTCTCTACGGTCCCCTTCAACGGCGACAGCGTGCACTACCTGTTGGCCATGGAGGCATTCGACCCGGCGCAGGCGCGGCCCCACCCGCCGGGGTATCCACTCTACGTGCTGTCGGGGAAGGCGGCGCGTTTGGTTGTGGGTGACCCGCACCAGGCGCTGGTGCTGCTGAGCGTGCTGGCGAGCGTGGTGGCGGTGTGGGGTGTTGTCCGGCTGGGCGCGGTCATGGGGAGCCCGGCGGTCGGGCTCTGGGCCGGAGTGCTCCTGGCCGTGAACCCGATGTTCTGGCTCCACGGTGAGTTGGCGCTGCCGTATGCGATCGAAGCCGCGGGGGCGGTGCTTGTCGCGCTGGCCGCCTGGGAGAGCTACACCCGGCTCCGCGCTCGCGCCGCGGTCTGGCTGGCGCTTGCCGTCGCGGTGGCGGGCGGATTCCGGCCGACGGTCCTCACGCTGCTGGCGCCCGTCTTCCTCTTCGGCCTCCTCCGGCTCGGCTGGCGGGATCGCGCGCTGGCGCTCGGTGTTACCGGGCTCGCAGTGCTAACCTGGCTCGTCCCGCTGGTGGTGCTGAGCGGCGGGGTCGGAACCTACCTCGAGCTCGTCCGGCGGCAAGGGGAGATCGCGGGCGGGAAGACGGCGCTCCTCGGTGGGGCGGTGGACGGGTGGGTGGAGAACTTCGGGCTCTTCCTCACCACGTTGCTGGCAGCAATACACTTGGTGCTCCTGGTCGCCCTGGTCGCGCTGGTTCGGCGGCGGCCGCGGCGCATCTCGGCCCGGGCCGTGATGCTGTGGCTGTGGGTCGCCCCGGCGGCGCTCACCTTCGCGCTGGTCCACTTCGGCCAAATCGGCTACATCCTGTTGGTTGTACCGCCGTTGCTGCTGCTGTCGCTGTTCGCGGTCGCCGGTGCGTGGCCGGATGTGGTGGCGAGCCGTCGGCCAGCGCCGGTGCTGGTGACGTGCGTCATTGTGAGCCTGGTGCTCTCCTGGGCCGGCCTGGCGAGACTGCACGACAACGAGGCGGCGTGGCGAATGGTCCGGGCTGAGCTAGCGACGCGACCGCCCGCGGAGACGGTTGTGCTGGCGCGGGTGTCGGAGGGCGGATCGTTCCAGACGGCCGTCTGGGTTCTGCGCGAGTACCGGGTGGTGGGGTTGACCGGAAGCGAGTCCGCGGCGCGCGGGGCGCTCTACGAAGCCCGGGGCGGGGACTGGTCGTACCGGGTCGACAAGGAGGCGATCGCCTGCCGGCTTGTGCCGCTGGACGGTGCGCGGCGGGTGGCGGTGTTGGACGATCTGCTGGTCGGATGGGTGCCGGATCTCACCGGATGGGAATCGATCGCGCTGCCTGGGGGGGAGCCGCTGCTGCTGCGCGACGTGCCGCCGGGGGCGACCGTCGTCGATCTCTCACGTGGAACGATTGCGGTGGTCGCGGGCGACGCGTCTGGGTGTTGA
- a CDS encoding Flp family type IVb pilin yields MDHNPERQPGAHDGQGLVEYSLILITVALVVIGAMIALGPMLQAAYQTGIDALNYTQ; encoded by the coding sequence ATGGATCACAACCCAGAGCGGCAACCCGGTGCGCACGACGGCCAGGGGCTCGTCGAGTACTCGTTGATTCTCATCACGGTCGCGCTGGTGGTCATCGGTGCCATGATCGCGCTCGGTCCGATGCTCCAGGCCGCGTACCAGACGGGGATCGACGCCCTCAACTACACGCAGTAG
- a CDS encoding Flp family type IVb pilin — MVEYIKSLYGLYVDEDQFEGQGLVEYALILVLISVVAIVAMQALGVKISEVFTDVTGTLSDRP; from the coding sequence ATGGTCGAGTACATCAAGTCCCTGTACGGCCTCTACGTCGACGAGGATCAGTTCGAGGGCCAGGGCCTCGTCGAGTATGCCCTGATCCTGGTGCTCATCTCCGTCGTCGCGATCGTCGCCATGCAGGCGCTGGGTGTTAAAATCAGCGAGGTCTTCACCGATGTCACGGGCACCCTCAGCGATCGACCCTAG
- a CDS encoding sensor histidine kinase, translated as MSLPPPQTKEFALRLETLAAECRAELEEGSKALQEIALLVSQTASEVDRLSQRELQLANRVREMDANLESYARSDIRDMLRAAHEVELRLLMMRSQLEQLQERERTIRDHQERLRTLVDLAETYLTIQGARSGAGDMRTRGLRHGATVALPSVPFADIIQAQEDERLRLAQRVVDGPAQALANILLEAEVCERLMERDPEQARTELGELRRVAADALSESRRMLLELRPVVLRELGVVPTLRRYLTQVSRNRPIEGHIDGPDHDGDLAEPVRLALYRLLQEAIAAAVADDGVQAIDIDVRYEDAQVTARIEVRGQGLERNQTLPRLRTDETVQRRLDHLGAELHFEPVDDTATRLALVIPLA; from the coding sequence ATGTCGTTGCCGCCACCTCAGACCAAAGAGTTCGCCCTCCGCCTCGAGACCCTGGCCGCCGAGTGCCGCGCGGAACTGGAGGAGGGCTCCAAGGCGTTGCAGGAGATCGCCCTCCTCGTCAGCCAGACGGCAAGCGAGGTGGATCGCCTCAGCCAGCGCGAGTTGCAACTCGCGAATCGCGTTCGCGAGATGGACGCCAACCTGGAATCCTACGCCCGCTCCGACATCCGCGACATGCTCCGCGCCGCCCATGAAGTGGAGTTGCGCCTGCTCATGATGCGCAGCCAGCTCGAACAACTCCAGGAGCGGGAGCGCACCATCCGCGACCATCAGGAGCGACTGCGCACCCTGGTGGATCTGGCCGAAACCTACCTGACGATCCAGGGCGCTAGGTCGGGGGCGGGCGACATGCGCACCCGTGGCCTCCGCCACGGCGCCACCGTCGCGCTCCCGAGTGTCCCCTTCGCCGACATCATCCAGGCCCAGGAGGACGAGCGTCTGCGCCTGGCCCAGCGCGTGGTCGACGGTCCAGCCCAGGCGCTTGCCAACATCCTGTTGGAGGCCGAAGTCTGCGAACGCCTGATGGAACGGGACCCGGAGCAGGCCCGCACCGAGCTGGGAGAACTGCGCCGCGTAGCCGCGGACGCCCTGTCCGAGTCCCGCCGCATGCTGCTGGAACTGCGCCCGGTGGTGCTGCGCGAACTGGGCGTCGTGCCGACCCTGCGCCGCTACCTGACCCAGGTCAGTCGCAACCGGCCGATCGAGGGCCACATCGACGGTCCCGACCACGACGGGGACCTGGCGGAGCCGGTACGCCTCGCCCTCTACCGCCTCCTGCAGGAGGCGATCGCCGCGGCCGTGGCGGACGACGGCGTCCAGGCGATCGACATCGACGTCCGCTACGAAGACGCCCAGGTGACCGCCCGCATCGAGGTCCGCGGTCAGGGGCTGGAGCGCAACCAAACCCTGCCGCGGTTGCGCACCGACGAGACGGTCCAGCGCCGCCTCGACCACCTCGGCGCCGAACTACATTTCGAGCCGGTCGACGACACCGCAACTCGCCTGGCGCTGGTCATCCCCCTTGCGTAG
- a CDS encoding DUF2207 family protein has product MRTIARAIRRLTWATMIVVLMLLLASPAIGATEYGEPVPGQRVYDTTGLLTADELADLEARAAAVEAAGAPVIVYLQARDASQRETEADARALMDAWDVQSAPGARDGVVMFFNLQPDNLRRGEVFIYAGEKHFDGGNLPQSELQRIIDEEMIPLLRADQTAAGIGAGLDAIAHALTYGPPPPPPPSRFEQIAEDLTAGVFSIVNLVSSAIAALVFAIGLRRFRERPVAHGTATPTTMPPSTRPPAVAGALVDGHIMDRHLEATLIDLANRGALAIEPAGEKKVQVRLLDRTLLRTPFEVALWEALEGSSAGAGLVTSKELRASRSKWSRTREELRKHLEHEGLYAPNPGSRRRPAYLAAAVGFLVTVIAAVLAGGAEQPLAGIGPLLLGIASLVTLILAASIRDTTQFGEAEAVAWRGYKEGITSARNDLAAVLDLDEVLPYAVAFGVVDSLDDRLKEASEAGYQPAWFNATMQPGSSMGFYPYWVGFHTAVSPPSSSSGGSVGGASAGGGGAGGSF; this is encoded by the coding sequence ATGCGCACCATCGCCCGAGCTATCCGGCGCCTCACCTGGGCAACCATGATCGTGGTTCTGATGCTGCTCCTCGCCAGCCCGGCCATAGGGGCGACCGAGTACGGTGAGCCGGTGCCCGGGCAACGCGTCTACGACACCACCGGTCTGCTCACCGCCGACGAGCTCGCCGACCTGGAGGCCCGCGCCGCCGCCGTCGAAGCCGCCGGTGCCCCGGTCATCGTCTACCTCCAGGCCCGCGACGCCTCCCAGCGGGAGACGGAAGCCGACGCCCGTGCCTTGATGGACGCCTGGGATGTGCAGTCCGCTCCCGGTGCCCGCGACGGCGTCGTCATGTTCTTCAACCTCCAGCCCGACAATCTCCGCCGCGGCGAGGTGTTCATCTACGCCGGGGAAAAGCACTTCGATGGCGGGAACCTGCCCCAATCGGAGCTGCAGCGCATCATCGATGAGGAGATGATTCCGCTGCTCCGGGCAGACCAGACGGCGGCCGGGATCGGCGCCGGGCTCGACGCCATCGCCCACGCGCTCACCTACGGCCCGCCGCCGCCTCCGCCGCCATCCCGGTTCGAGCAAATCGCGGAGGATCTGACGGCGGGAGTCTTCAGCATTGTCAATCTCGTCTCGTCAGCGATCGCGGCCTTGGTCTTCGCCATCGGCCTGCGCCGCTTCCGGGAGCGGCCGGTCGCGCATGGCACGGCCACTCCTACCACGATGCCACCATCCACGCGGCCGCCCGCGGTGGCCGGAGCCCTCGTCGACGGGCACATCATGGACCGGCACCTTGAGGCCACCCTCATCGACCTGGCGAATCGCGGGGCACTCGCCATCGAGCCGGCCGGCGAGAAGAAGGTACAGGTCCGTCTGCTCGATCGGACCCTTCTCCGCACGCCGTTCGAAGTCGCGCTGTGGGAAGCCCTCGAGGGGAGCAGCGCCGGGGCAGGCCTCGTCACCTCCAAGGAACTCCGCGCCTCGCGCTCGAAGTGGAGCCGGACACGGGAGGAGCTCCGCAAGCACCTGGAACACGAGGGCCTCTACGCGCCGAACCCGGGTTCGCGACGGCGCCCCGCCTACCTGGCCGCTGCAGTCGGGTTCCTCGTCACCGTCATCGCCGCTGTGCTCGCGGGTGGAGCCGAACAGCCGCTGGCAGGGATCGGTCCCTTGCTCCTCGGCATCGCGTCGCTCGTCACCCTCATCCTCGCCGCGAGTATCCGTGACACCACCCAGTTTGGTGAGGCCGAGGCCGTCGCCTGGCGCGGCTACAAGGAAGGCATCACCTCCGCTCGGAACGACCTCGCCGCCGTCCTCGACCTTGACGAGGTACTCCCCTACGCAGTCGCCTTCGGCGTGGTCGACTCGCTCGACGACCGCCTGAAGGAGGCCAGTGAAGCCGGCTACCAGCCTGCCTGGTTCAACGCCACCATGCAGCCTGGCTCGTCCATGGGCTTCTACCCATACTGGGTAGGGTTCCACACTGCCGTCTCACCGCCGTCCTCATCCTCCGGCGGCAGCGTCGGCGGCGCATCCGCCGGTGGCGGCGGCGCGGGCGGGAGTTTCTAG
- the glmU gene encoding bifunctional UDP-N-acetylglucosamine diphosphorylase/glucosamine-1-phosphate N-acetyltransferase GlmU, giving the protein MKSRIPKELQPLAGRPVIDYVLRAIQPLAPLQTIVVLSPAKAGLAERLPPECEVAWQHEPLGTGHAAAQALPLLRPEVRQVVILFGDHPLLSPDTVKELVDTAVQTRALVTLLTALVDDPAGYGRLRREGGRIVGVIEAKEDDSRYDGPVEINSGISCYRRDWLEEALPQVPRSAVGEYYLTSLVAMAASASEPDPPVVSVVASPDVAHGVNDRVELAAAEAIIRRRINERLMRAGVAIVDPATTFIDDTVEIAPDARIEPFTTISGASVIGEGARIGPQAILRDARVGPESEVLASVIEESEIGARVHVGPFTHLRPGTRVADDVHIGNYVEMKNTVVGSGTHVGHVSYLGDAELGRDVNIGAGTITANYDGRDKHRTVIGDSAFIGVDTMLRAPVTVGPGARTGAGAVVLRDVAPGETVAGVPARPLPRRTQDAGER; this is encoded by the coding sequence ATGAAGTCGCGTATCCCGAAGGAGCTGCAGCCCCTCGCCGGGCGCCCCGTGATCGACTACGTCCTCCGTGCGATCCAACCCCTCGCTCCCTTGCAGACGATCGTGGTGTTGAGTCCCGCCAAGGCGGGGCTGGCCGAACGCCTGCCGCCTGAGTGCGAGGTGGCCTGGCAACACGAGCCGCTGGGTACCGGCCACGCCGCGGCGCAGGCGCTGCCGCTGCTGCGTCCGGAGGTCCGCCAGGTGGTGATCCTCTTCGGCGATCATCCCCTTCTCTCGCCAGACACGGTGAAGGAACTCGTCGATACCGCCGTCCAAACGCGTGCGCTCGTGACGCTGCTCACCGCGCTGGTGGATGACCCGGCGGGCTACGGCCGACTGCGGCGCGAGGGAGGCCGCATCGTGGGGGTGATCGAGGCCAAGGAGGACGACAGCCGTTACGACGGCCCGGTCGAGATCAACAGCGGCATCTCCTGCTACCGGCGCGACTGGCTCGAGGAAGCGCTGCCCCAGGTGCCGCGGAGTGCGGTGGGGGAATACTACCTGACGTCGCTCGTGGCGATGGCCGCGAGTGCATCCGAGCCGGACCCACCGGTTGTCTCAGTCGTCGCATCCCCAGACGTCGCACACGGCGTGAATGACCGTGTAGAGCTGGCGGCGGCCGAGGCGATCATCCGGCGGCGGATCAATGAGCGGTTGATGCGTGCCGGAGTGGCGATCGTCGATCCGGCGACCACCTTCATCGACGACACCGTGGAGATTGCACCAGACGCGCGGATCGAGCCGTTCACGACGATCAGCGGTGCTTCCGTGATCGGTGAGGGAGCGCGCATCGGCCCGCAGGCCATCCTCCGCGACGCTCGGGTGGGGCCGGAGAGCGAGGTGCTGGCCTCGGTGATCGAGGAGTCGGAGATCGGGGCGCGGGTCCATGTCGGGCCCTTCACCCACCTGCGGCCTGGCACGCGGGTGGCGGATGATGTCCACATCGGTAACTACGTGGAGATGAAGAACACTGTGGTCGGCTCCGGGACGCACGTCGGACATGTCTCCTACCTGGGCGACGCCGAACTCGGGCGAGATGTGAACATCGGTGCGGGGACGATCACGGCGAACTACGACGGACGAGACAAGCACCGAACGGTGATCGGGGACAGCGCCTTCATCGGGGTGGATACGATGCTGCGGGCGCCGGTTACGGTGGGTCCCGGGGCGCGGACCGGAGCGGGGGCTGTGGTGCTCCGGGATGTCGCGCCTGGGGAGACGGTGGCAGGTGTTCCGGCGCGGCCGCTACCGCGCCGGACACAGGACGCGGGGGAGAGGTAG
- a CDS encoding ribose-phosphate diphosphokinase: MDGRLQVFAGNSSPALANRIVSELEAPLGRAIVGAWKDGETRVKLEENVRGSDVFVIQTMSRPVNQNLMELLVILDALRRASAARITAVIPYYAYARQEKKTSGREPISAKLVANLLVTAGADRILTMDLHSPAIEGFFDIQVDHLRATPILAAHFRRLGLDDLVVVSPDSGSVARAEEFRRRTGGSLAIISKQRPGPERAEVLEMVGDVEGRHAVIVDDMISSGWTLVKAAEALLARGARSVRAAAVHGVFAGEAMRLIQESPIEKVFVTDTLPLPEGVSSDKVEVLTVAPLIAEAIMRIHKDLSISALFT, translated from the coding sequence ATGGACGGCCGGCTGCAGGTTTTCGCCGGGAATTCCAGCCCAGCGCTTGCAAACCGGATCGTGAGCGAGCTTGAGGCGCCGCTGGGGCGGGCGATCGTTGGGGCGTGGAAAGACGGCGAGACGCGGGTCAAGCTGGAGGAGAACGTCCGCGGCTCGGATGTCTTCGTCATCCAGACGATGAGCCGGCCGGTAAACCAGAACTTGATGGAGTTGCTGGTCATCCTGGACGCGCTGCGGCGTGCCTCGGCCGCGCGGATCACGGCCGTGATCCCGTACTACGCCTATGCGCGGCAGGAAAAGAAGACGTCCGGGCGTGAGCCGATCAGTGCCAAGCTGGTCGCCAACCTGCTGGTGACAGCCGGCGCGGACCGGATCCTGACCATGGACCTGCACTCCCCGGCGATCGAAGGCTTTTTCGACATCCAGGTCGATCACCTTCGCGCAACGCCGATCCTGGCGGCGCACTTCCGGCGGCTCGGGCTGGACGATCTGGTCGTAGTGAGCCCGGATTCGGGCAGCGTGGCCCGCGCCGAAGAGTTCCGGCGGCGCACAGGTGGGTCGCTGGCCATCATCTCGAAGCAGCGGCCAGGGCCGGAGCGGGCCGAGGTGCTGGAGATGGTCGGCGACGTCGAGGGCCGCCACGCGGTTATCGTCGACGATATGATCTCCTCCGGTTGGACGCTGGTGAAGGCTGCCGAGGCGCTCCTGGCGCGCGGCGCGCGGAGCGTGCGTGCGGCGGCCGTGCACGGGGTCTTCGCCGGTGAGGCGATGCGGCTGATCCAGGAGTCACCGATCGAGAAGGTCTTTGTCACTGACACACTACCGTTACCGGAAGGGGTGTCGTCCGACAAGGTTGAGGTTCTGACCGTAGCGCCGTTGATCGCCGAGGCGATCATGCGGATCCATAAGGACCTCAGCATCAGCGCGCTGTTCACCTAG
- a CDS encoding hemolysin family protein: MSTDSSWIELAVAAVALLVLTLAAFVEASLAAVNRVTLREMIEERTSPHRVQSFIEHPQLIRSTMILVQLLAALVAGAMLTRVFTREFPSYGLLLALVVGTIALVVAGRVLPGALTASEQREESRRLNRLSAVLAGAVWPLTTVADLIIRLVRRGAPGEAGNGEDAGEAHEGGNGDLDIEEDEQEMISGVLGLEEATVREIMVPRLDIVAAPQDMSISEVVDLARSAGHSRIPVYRDSIDSIVGVIYAKDLLRFVNEQATGVKLLDLLRPAYFVPESKHVDELLRDMRQAKVHIAIVVDEYGGTAGLVTIEDILEEIVGEIQDEYDRETPLIERLGAEEVIVDGRIAVDEIADIFETEFAEGETGTIGGFVQKRLGRIPKAGESLRADGLLIEVQAVEHHRIRKLRVVRVREDGTAVSEEAGAA; encoded by the coding sequence TTGAGTACCGATAGTAGTTGGATAGAGTTAGCCGTCGCGGCTGTGGCGCTCCTGGTGCTAACCCTGGCTGCCTTCGTTGAAGCAAGCCTCGCGGCGGTGAATCGCGTCACGCTCCGCGAGATGATCGAGGAGCGAACCAGTCCCCACCGCGTCCAGTCCTTCATCGAGCATCCCCAGTTGATCCGCTCGACGATGATCCTTGTCCAGTTGCTCGCGGCGCTCGTCGCCGGGGCGATGCTCACGCGTGTCTTCACCCGCGAGTTCCCCAGCTACGGCCTGTTGCTGGCGCTCGTCGTCGGGACGATCGCCCTGGTGGTCGCCGGTCGGGTGCTGCCGGGCGCGCTGACCGCCAGTGAGCAGCGGGAAGAGTCGCGCCGCCTGAACCGGCTCAGCGCGGTGCTCGCGGGTGCGGTTTGGCCGCTGACGACGGTAGCCGACCTCATTATCCGCCTGGTCCGGCGTGGTGCGCCGGGCGAGGCCGGCAACGGCGAGGACGCCGGCGAGGCGCACGAGGGTGGGAACGGCGACCTGGACATCGAAGAGGACGAGCAGGAGATGATCAGCGGGGTGCTCGGCCTCGAGGAGGCGACGGTCCGCGAGATCATGGTTCCCCGGCTCGACATCGTGGCGGCGCCGCAGGACATGTCGATCTCGGAGGTGGTGGATCTGGCTCGCTCGGCCGGCCACTCACGTATCCCGGTCTACCGCGACTCAATCGACTCGATCGTCGGCGTGATCTACGCCAAGGACCTGCTCCGGTTCGTGAACGAGCAGGCGACCGGGGTCAAGCTGCTCGACCTGCTGCGCCCGGCGTACTTCGTGCCGGAGTCGAAGCATGTGGATGAGCTGCTGCGCGACATGCGGCAGGCGAAGGTGCACATCGCCATCGTCGTCGACGAGTACGGTGGGACGGCCGGCCTGGTGACGATCGAGGACATCCTTGAGGAGATCGTCGGCGAGATTCAGGACGAGTACGACCGCGAGACACCGCTGATCGAGCGGCTGGGGGCCGAAGAGGTGATCGTCGACGGCAGGATCGCGGTGGACGAGATCGCCGACATCTTTGAGACCGAGTTCGCCGAAGGGGAGACCGGCACGATCGGCGGGTTCGTGCAGAAGCGGCTTGGCCGGATCCCGAAGGCCGGGGAATCATTGCGAGCCGATGGCCTGCTCATCGAGGTGCAGGCCGTGGAGCACCACCGGATTCGCAAGCTCCGGGTGGTGCGCGTGCGTGAGGACGGGACCGCGGTGAGCGAAGAAGCCGGGGCAGCCTGA
- a CDS encoding biotin--[acetyl-CoA-carboxylase] ligase: protein MKWRIERRNSVTSTMDVAADLAGRGAPAGTVVVADEQTAGRGRLGRVWLAPAGTCLLFTALFRPPLAVAQSPTLLRDIGERVAAAVAETTGVQPTIKEPNDLLIDGRKVAGILVQTSIRGDHLDYLLVGIGLNVNLPEDLLPVPTATSLLIATGREHDRDALLHAILRRLEEVPGLAG, encoded by the coding sequence GTGAAGTGGCGCATCGAGCGACGGAACTCGGTCACCTCAACGATGGACGTGGCTGCGGATCTTGCAGGACGAGGCGCCCCGGCTGGAACGGTCGTCGTCGCTGACGAGCAGACGGCCGGTCGCGGCCGCCTCGGCCGGGTCTGGCTGGCGCCAGCCGGCACCTGCCTGCTCTTCACCGCGCTCTTCCGCCCGCCCCTCGCCGTGGCCCAGTCACCTACGCTGCTTCGGGACATCGGCGAGCGCGTGGCGGCGGCCGTCGCGGAGACGACCGGTGTCCAGCCCACCATCAAGGAGCCGAACGACCTCCTCATCGACGGCAGGAAGGTCGCCGGGATCCTGGTCCAGACCAGCATCCGTGGTGACCACCTCGACTACCTTCTGGTCGGCATCGGACTGAACGTCAACCTCCCTGAGGACCTCCTCCCGGTCCCGACTGCCACCAGTCTTCTCATTGCCACCGGACGTGAACATGACCGCGACGCGCTGCTACACGCGATCCTGCGACGCCTGGAAGAGGTGCCGGGGCTGGCAGGGTAA